The proteins below are encoded in one region of Deltaproteobacteria bacterium:
- a CDS encoding RidA family protein: MILPVPQSAYSQAVKVKGGALVFLSGVGPVDENGKLQAPGDYAGQVRATWENMRRVMAKAGGSVDDIVTMTVYTTERRWGEIFTDMRKEVCKTGYPSSAFMEARKLKTPGAMIEIQAIAVVKE; this comes from the coding sequence ATGATTTTGCCCGTGCCGCAGTCGGCCTATTCGCAAGCGGTCAAAGTCAAAGGCGGCGCCTTAGTGTTTCTCTCCGGCGTCGGGCCGGTGGACGAGAACGGCAAGCTGCAAGCGCCCGGCGATTACGCCGGTCAGGTGCGCGCGACTTGGGAGAACATGCGGCGCGTCATGGCGAAGGCGGGCGGTTCGGTGGATGACATCGTGACCATGACCGTCTATACCACCGAGCGCCGTTGGGGCGAGATCTTCACCGACATGCGCAAGGAAGTTTGCAAGACCGGCTATCCGTCGAGCGCGTTCATGGAAGCGCGTAAGTTGAAAACGCCCGGCGCGATGATTGAGATTCAAGCGATTGCGGTGGTGAAGGAATAA
- a CDS encoding MBL fold metallo-hydrolase, translating to MKTKLLFSLAAICFLLMALAAAAQDLGPKFKKVKDGIFVYTDALNESNCTIIVTQDGVVLIDSGQSPKDSHVIAAAVKKLTNQPVRYIIHTEPHSDHVLGDFLFSPPAVVIAHAGATASMKQAGLDAPGFVEKRTAESAALRDAFKGYRMVAPQVEYRDKMTLNVGERSMDLYYLKNVHSEADTAIWLPKERIVFAAASVTVKRFGNHRPFVSIPDTLSAIKMMKGLDPEIVIPGHGDPGTVKILDDMERYYNNLMDGVRQLVKQGKSLDSIKKELELAGTEDWEGKDRFANNIEAAYRAVTAK from the coding sequence GTGAAAACAAAATTGCTATTTTCTTTGGCAGCCATTTGCTTCTTACTGATGGCGCTCGCTGCCGCGGCGCAGGACTTGGGGCCGAAATTCAAAAAGGTCAAAGACGGCATCTTCGTCTATACCGATGCCCTCAACGAATCCAACTGCACGATCATTGTAACCCAGGACGGCGTCGTCTTGATCGATTCCGGCCAGAGTCCGAAGGATTCCCATGTGATCGCGGCGGCGGTGAAGAAGCTCACCAACCAGCCGGTACGGTACATCATTCACACCGAGCCGCATTCGGATCATGTCCTTGGCGATTTTCTGTTCTCACCGCCGGCTGTCGTTATCGCCCATGCCGGCGCGACCGCGTCGATGAAGCAGGCAGGCTTGGACGCGCCGGGGTTCGTCGAAAAACGCACGGCTGAATCGGCAGCGCTGCGCGATGCCTTCAAGGGCTACCGCATGGTCGCGCCGCAGGTGGAATATCGCGACAAGATGACGCTCAACGTCGGCGAGCGGAGTATGGATCTCTACTATTTGAAAAATGTGCACAGCGAAGCGGACACGGCGATCTGGCTACCCAAGGAGCGCATCGTGTTTGCGGCGGCGTCGGTAACGGTGAAGCGTTTCGGCAATCACCGTCCCTTCGTCAGCATTCCCGACACGTTGAGCGCGATCAAGATGATGAAAGGACTCGATCCCGAAATCGTCATCCCCGGCCACGGCGATCCCGGCACGGTCAAGATCCTCGACGACATGGAACGGTACTACAATAATCTTATGGACGGTGTGCGGCAGCTGGTGAAGCAGGGCAAATCTCTCGATTCGATCAAGAAAGAATTGGAATTGGCCGGTACCGAGGATTGGGAAGGCAAGGATCGCTTTGCGAATAATATCGAGGCTGCCTACCGAGCGGTGACGGCCAAGTGA
- a CDS encoding RidA family protein, with protein sequence MKRQILLALMLLGFLDFAHGQELKKEFIEPQPQDSRSTAVKVKGGTMLFLAGHTASQPRPDAELGNFAAQFQATFDKIKLTLSKAGGSVDDIVSMGVFLTDLRYIPEFAKLARELFKKGFPAITYVEVSHLARPASLMEIQPIAVLP encoded by the coding sequence GTGAAACGACAAATTTTGCTGGCATTGATGCTTCTTGGCTTCTTGGATTTCGCTCACGGCCAAGAGCTGAAGAAAGAGTTCATCGAGCCACAGCCGCAGGATTCGCGCTCGACGGCGGTTAAAGTGAAAGGCGGTACGATGTTATTTCTTGCCGGCCATACGGCGAGTCAACCGCGGCCCGATGCCGAGCTGGGAAATTTCGCGGCGCAGTTTCAAGCGACCTTCGACAAAATTAAATTGACGTTAAGCAAAGCCGGCGGCAGCGTCGATGACATCGTCTCGATGGGCGTGTTTCTCACCGACCTGCGCTACATTCCAGAATTCGCGAAGCTCGCGAGGGAGCTTTTCAAAAAAGGCTTCCCAGCAATTACCTATGTTGAAGTGAGCCATCTGGCGCGGCCGGCGAGTTTGATGGAGATCCAACCGATCGCGGTGCTGCCGTAG
- a CDS encoding ABC transporter substrate-binding protein: MPRWIALVILSVVVSVTTGNAAPLRIAYSAISGAMSSLWVAQEGGYFKREGLDTELLYIGGGSLLIQAMLSGDVPFAYGPSVPVINATLRGSDLVLIGNSGNSLVFSIMARPEIKQPGQLRGKKVGVTRLGGSTDWALDAALKHWNLKRGQITVIQTGGMPEGLAALASGALDAVVLSPPSNFRAAKAGMHELEDVGQLKIIFPNTPLSTARSFLRGNRDVTLRFLRGFTLGLQRLRVDKEFSMKVLAKYTKVTDVETLGQLHQTYGVKYSGDRIPFVRPESIDEILKRTPGKEAREAKGADFIDNSLLQELEKSGWFKAQAK, encoded by the coding sequence ATGCCGCGCTGGATAGCACTTGTGATTTTGTCGGTCGTCGTGTCAGTGACCACGGGCAACGCGGCGCCGCTGCGCATCGCTTACAGCGCCATCAGCGGCGCCATGTCGTCGCTCTGGGTGGCGCAGGAAGGCGGCTACTTCAAGCGCGAAGGTTTGGACACCGAGCTGCTTTACATCGGCGGCGGTTCGCTGTTGATACAAGCCATGCTCAGCGGCGATGTGCCGTTCGCCTACGGGCCGTCGGTGCCGGTGATCAACGCGACACTGCGCGGTTCCGATCTGGTTTTGATCGGCAACAGCGGCAACAGTTTGGTGTTCTCGATCATGGCGCGGCCCGAGATCAAGCAGCCAGGGCAATTGCGCGGCAAGAAGGTCGGCGTGACCCGCCTCGGCGGTTCGACCGACTGGGCGTTGGATGCGGCGTTGAAACATTGGAACTTAAAACGCGGACAGATCACCGTCATTCAAACCGGCGGCATGCCGGAAGGCCTGGCTGCGCTTGCTTCCGGCGCCTTGGATGCGGTGGTGCTGTCGCCGCCGAGTAATTTTCGCGCCGCCAAAGCCGGCATGCATGAGTTGGAAGATGTCGGCCAATTGAAAATTATTTTCCCCAATACGCCGCTGTCGACGGCGCGCTCGTTCCTTCGCGGCAACCGCGACGTGACGCTGCGTTTTCTGCGCGGCTTTACTCTCGGTTTGCAGCGGCTGCGCGTCGATAAAGAGTTCAGCATGAAAGTGTTGGCGAAATACACTAAAGTGACCGACGTGGAAACCCTCGGCCAATTGCATCAAACCTACGGTGTCAAATACAGCGGCGACCGGATTCCTTTCGTGCGGCCGGAAAGCATCGACGAGATTCTCAAACGCACGCCGGGGAAAGAAGCGCGCGAGGCCAAGGGCGCGGACTTCATCGATAACAGTTTGCTGCAAGAGCTGGAAAAATCCGGCTGGTTCAAAGCTCAGGCGAAGTGA
- a CDS encoding aromatic ring-hydroxylating dioxygenase subunit alpha translates to MAGQRKSQSTTGKPLSLGDLPHVGGGTPVGEWFRRHWLVAGTTAELRDIPVSVKILGEELVLFRAENGEIGLLGLHCPHRGASLEYGDIEDGGLRCPYHGWLFDVGGQCLAMPAEPVERGFAGKVRHVSYPVQVQGGLIFAYLGPDGDSPPPLPQYRALTDSAGQRSLEATRRFDYNWFNFIENGADPAHFSILHRADPDDGTWRSWFFNFRDIPPFDAIETSYGMKVISRKLGPTADTEYVDEKSFALPSILQIGDTEFTHFEQPREALSAGSHNAHIMFVTPNDDDSFMLYTVNHYTGPDENFFSKLAPSRKVETQAAKKSYDRRKFAPFRGSVRTEDIACQATQPWLDKRHEHLATSDRGVIMLRNIIFDDIEAMRRGQGPRSLAGAVKIDSFTGLREKGIC, encoded by the coding sequence ATGGCCGGCCAGCGCAAATCTCAATCCACCACTGGGAAACCGCTTTCACTCGGCGATCTTCCCCATGTCGGAGGCGGCACGCCCGTGGGCGAATGGTTTCGCCGCCACTGGTTGGTGGCCGGCACGACCGCCGAGCTGCGCGACATTCCCGTCTCGGTAAAAATTCTCGGCGAAGAGTTAGTCTTGTTTCGCGCGGAAAATGGCGAAATCGGCCTGCTCGGTTTGCATTGTCCCCACCGCGGCGCGTCGCTGGAATATGGCGATATCGAAGACGGCGGCTTGCGCTGCCCTTATCATGGCTGGTTGTTCGACGTTGGTGGCCAGTGCTTGGCGATGCCGGCCGAACCCGTTGAGCGCGGCTTCGCCGGCAAGGTTCGACATGTGTCTTATCCAGTGCAAGTGCAAGGTGGTTTGATTTTCGCTTACCTGGGGCCCGACGGCGATTCTCCGCCGCCGTTGCCGCAGTATCGTGCGCTCACCGACAGCGCCGGCCAACGATCCTTGGAAGCGACCCGGCGCTTCGATTACAACTGGTTCAACTTCATCGAGAACGGCGCCGACCCGGCGCATTTCTCGATTTTGCATCGCGCCGATCCTGACGACGGCACTTGGCGCAGTTGGTTTTTCAACTTTCGCGACATTCCACCGTTCGATGCGATTGAAACTTCCTATGGCATGAAAGTGATCTCGCGCAAACTGGGACCGACGGCCGACACCGAGTACGTCGATGAGAAGAGCTTTGCCCTGCCGAGCATTCTGCAAATCGGCGACACCGAGTTTACCCATTTCGAGCAGCCGCGCGAAGCGCTGAGCGCGGGATCGCATAACGCGCATATCATGTTCGTCACGCCCAACGACGACGACAGTTTTATGCTTTACACCGTCAATCATTACACCGGGCCGGATGAGAATTTTTTTTCGAAACTCGCGCCCAGCCGCAAAGTTGAGACCCAGGCGGCAAAGAAAAGCTACGACCGGCGCAAGTTCGCGCCGTTTCGCGGCAGCGTGCGCACAGAAGACATCGCCTGTCAGGCGACTCAGCCTTGGCTCGATAAACGGCACGAACATCTAGCGACTTCGGATCGCGGCGTGATCATGCTGCGAAACATTATTTTCGATGACATCGAAGCGATGCGCCGCGGCCAAGGGCCGCGAAGTTTGGCCGGCGCGGTCAAGATCGATTCGTTTACCGGCCTGCGTGAGAAAGGAATTTGCTGA
- a CDS encoding NAD(P)-dependent oxidoreductase produces MRVIVTGGSGRLGQFVVRELFTHAHQVSALDAVKPRECPAPTYLVDLSKFDALFDHFKNADAVIHLARVRFPYTESGFDAATQRWQFPDIAGDAGRFNANIAMTNNVLSAAQAAGVKKVVCGSSLAIYGLYYPVTDLQPDYLPIDEAHALRPQDPYGLSKVVGEKLCDGVTQRSAMQIASLRFSGIYTEEHRALLAERKKNPTIRGTGALWSYIDVRDAARACRLAIEVDFTGHETFNICASTTIMDTPTRELVQRYLPLVKRVRMDMEGNWCGYATEKAAATLGFRARDLFRHGSLQ; encoded by the coding sequence ATGCGCGTCATAGTTACCGGAGGATCGGGTCGCCTCGGACAATTCGTCGTGCGCGAACTGTTCACCCATGCGCACCAAGTGTCGGCCCTCGATGCGGTCAAGCCGCGGGAGTGTCCGGCGCCGACTTACCTCGTCGATTTGAGCAAATTCGACGCGCTCTTCGATCATTTCAAAAACGCCGACGCGGTGATTCACTTGGCGCGCGTAAGATTTCCTTACACCGAGAGCGGCTTCGATGCCGCGACGCAGCGCTGGCAATTTCCCGATATCGCCGGTGACGCCGGCCGTTTCAATGCGAACATCGCGATGACTAACAACGTGCTCAGTGCCGCGCAGGCAGCCGGCGTGAAAAAAGTCGTCTGCGGTTCGAGCCTGGCGATTTATGGTCTTTACTATCCGGTGACCGATTTGCAGCCGGATTATTTGCCGATCGATGAAGCGCATGCGCTGCGGCCGCAGGATCCTTATGGGCTTAGCAAAGTCGTCGGCGAAAAACTTTGCGATGGGGTGACTCAGAGAAGCGCCATGCAGATCGCGAGCTTGCGTTTCTCCGGAATCTACACCGAAGAACATCGCGCGCTGCTCGCCGAACGAAAGAAAAATCCCACTATCCGCGGCACCGGTGCGCTGTGGAGCTACATCGACGTGCGCGACGCGGCGCGCGCTTGCCGGTTGGCGATTGAGGTGGATTTCACCGGCCATGAAACCTTCAATATCTGCGCGTCGACAACGATCATGGATACGCCGACGCGCGAGCTTGTCCAGCGTTATTTGCCGCTAGTCAAAAGAGTGCGCATGGATATGGAAGGAAACTGGTGCGGTTATGCTACAGAGAAAGCCGCGGCGACACTGGGCTTCCGCGCGCGTGATTTGTTTCGTCATGGATCTCTGCAATAA
- a CDS encoding MBL fold metallo-hydrolase, which produces MRVRILFVLIVLAGLLSWQNVSAQELGPQFKKIADGIYVYVGKDLNSNCGIVLTQDGVVLIDSGHNPTDSQAILAAVKKLTPLPIRYLIDTEPHPDHTTGHFVFAPPAIIIAHQGAGESMRGRERDAPGRVEKLAGASPEMRAALQGYRFVTPQVEYRDKMTLNVGERTFELFFQKDVHSEADSAVWLPKERVLFSASGIVVNQFNIFRPNVTIPDILAAAKMMKALNPEHVIPGHGIPGTAKIFEDTGKYYALLLERVGKLVKAGKTLNEIQKEVKMPEYDHWATKERFPTNVEAAFRGMHGK; this is translated from the coding sequence ATGCGCGTAAGAATTCTATTCGTTTTAATCGTGCTCGCCGGACTGTTGTCGTGGCAAAATGTCTCGGCGCAGGAACTCGGGCCGCAGTTCAAAAAGATTGCCGACGGGATTTATGTTTACGTCGGCAAGGATCTCAATTCCAATTGCGGCATCGTGCTCACCCAAGACGGCGTCGTGCTGATCGACAGCGGCCATAACCCGACCGATTCCCAGGCGATCCTCGCTGCGGTAAAAAAGCTCACGCCGCTGCCGATCCGTTATCTGATCGACACCGAGCCCCATCCCGATCACACCACCGGCCACTTCGTCTTTGCACCGCCAGCGATCATCATCGCCCACCAAGGCGCCGGCGAGTCGATGCGCGGCCGCGAGCGCGATGCCCCCGGGCGAGTGGAAAAACTGGCCGGCGCGTCGCCGGAGATGCGCGCGGCGTTGCAAGGGTATCGCTTCGTCACCCCGCAAGTGGAGTATCGCGACAAGATGACGCTCAACGTCGGCGAGCGGACTTTCGAGCTGTTCTTTCAAAAGGATGTGCACAGCGAAGCCGATAGCGCGGTATGGCTGCCCAAGGAGCGCGTGCTGTTCTCGGCGTCGGGCATCGTCGTCAACCAGTTCAATATTTTTCGTCCCAACGTGACCATCCCCGATATTCTCGCGGCGGCGAAGATGATGAAAGCATTGAATCCTGAGCATGTGATTCCCGGCCACGGCATTCCCGGCACGGCGAAGATTTTCGAGGACACGGGAAAATATTATGCGCTGCTATTGGAACGCGTCGGCAAGCTGGTCAAAGCGGGAAAGACGCTGAACGAAATTCAGAAGGAAGTAAAAATGCCGGAGTACGATCACTGGGCGACCAAGGAGCGGTTTCCCACCAACGTCGAAGCGGCGTTCAGAGGGATGCACGGGAAATGA
- a CDS encoding ABC transporter substrate-binding protein — MLGYWVRGRGIRLPFGLSLLVIVFFATAPLRAEKLRISYASVTGNTVVISYIAQRAGLFEKYGLDVEHILITGGPAAVSALLNNDVDLDLRAPIAALQAMSHGIKLTFLLSQSNTLEYDVVTRPEIKDIKQLKNKKVGIIRFGGISELMVRYLFQKLGLDADKDIAIVQVGQARFVAMEKGAIDATVLSSAESAYAKRNGFRVLDMPTLPFFGSTIVTTPAIVAKKSDAMNRYLRGYLEGVRFFLNDKERSSQYFADLLRSRDRDMIELAYKSHPQHQMGRKPYPDMNAVKATLDIMGAREPLVKKLKADELFNLTYLKQLDQSGFIDQLYK, encoded by the coding sequence TTCGGCCTGTCGCTGCTGGTCATCGTTTTTTTCGCGACAGCGCCGCTCCGCGCCGAAAAACTCCGAATTTCTTACGCTTCGGTCACCGGCAACACCGTCGTCATTTCCTACATCGCGCAGCGCGCGGGGTTGTTCGAGAAATACGGACTCGATGTCGAGCATATCTTGATCACCGGCGGGCCGGCGGCGGTCAGCGCGCTGCTCAACAACGATGTCGATTTGGACTTGCGCGCGCCGATCGCCGCGCTGCAAGCGATGTCGCATGGCATTAAGCTGACTTTCTTACTTTCCCAATCGAATACCCTCGAATACGACGTAGTGACGCGGCCCGAGATCAAAGACATCAAGCAACTTAAAAATAAAAAAGTCGGCATCATTCGCTTCGGCGGCATCTCGGAACTGATGGTGCGCTATCTGTTTCAAAAACTGGGATTGGACGCGGACAAAGACATCGCTATCGTGCAGGTCGGCCAGGCGCGCTTCGTGGCGATGGAAAAAGGCGCCATCGACGCGACGGTGCTTTCATCGGCGGAGTCGGCCTACGCCAAGCGCAACGGCTTTCGCGTGCTCGATATGCCGACGCTGCCGTTTTTCGGCAGCACCATCGTCACCACGCCCGCCATCGTTGCGAAAAAATCGGACGCGATGAATCGATATCTGCGCGGTTATCTCGAAGGCGTGCGCTTCTTTCTTAACGACAAAGAGCGCAGCAGCCAATATTTCGCCGATCTGCTGCGCAGCCGAGACCGCGATATGATCGAGCTGGCCTACAAGAGCCATCCGCAACACCAGATGGGACGCAAGCCCTATCCCGACATGAACGCGGTGAAAGCGACGCTCGATATCATGGGCGCGCGCGAGCCGTTGGTGAAAAAATTAAAAGCCGACGAGTTGTTCAACCTGACTTATTTGAAACAGCTCGATCAGAGCGGATTTATCGATCAGTTATATAAATAG